From Gottschalkiaceae bacterium SANA:
GTGGATTGGTGTGTTCTCCTATAGCTTTGACTATTTTTTTAAGGCTCCAACCACATATCTATGTTCTTTTGTTTATGAGTTAGATAACGCTAGACGTTTTATCTCGGGCAAGGATACATAACATAGAATCATGTGGAACCACAACTCAAATAATGAAAGGATGTGTTTTTATGATTTATGTTGGCATCGATGTTGCCAAAGACAAGCACGATTGCTTTATCGTAAACTCGGATGGTGAAGTTATCAAAGATGTTTTTACTTTCAAGAACAATTTGGAAGGTTTCACGCAGTTTTTCTCTGCGATCCCCGATGTTCCTTTGGACAAAATAAAGGTGGGACTAGAAGCTACTGGTCATTACAGCATTAATCTCACGAATTTCATTAGCAATCATCACCTACCACTAGTAATTCTCAATCCGCTTCAAACCAACCTTTTCAGAAAAGCTCAAACGCTTAGAAAAAGCAAAACGGACAAGATCGATGCTAAACTTATCGCTTTAATGTTGCAAACGGGTAACTTCGAATCCCACACAAATTTATCATATCATCTGGCAGAATTAAAGTCACTCACTCGACATAAATCTAGAATTAAAGAAAATCTCTCCAAGTATAAAATTTCACTGGTACGAATGACAGATATTATGTTTCCAGAACTTGCTTCGGTTGTTTATTCGATCAATCAAACGTCGACCTATGCGATTCTAAGAGCTTTCCCGTCTACACAAGCGATTGCTTCTGCTCACCTTACCAAACTCACAACCCTACTGCATCATGCGTCTCATGGCAAATATGGCAAAATTAAGGCACTTGAAATCCGACAAGCTGCGAGAATATCCATTGGCTCTGAGAGCCGTGCACTCAGCTTTGAACTCATCCAGATCGTGCACTTTATCGAATACTACAAGCAAGAAATTGCTCAGATTGATAAAGAGATCAAATCTATCATGGATGAATTGGAAAGCCCGATCCTGAGCTTCCCAGGTATCTCTTATGGATTGGGATCTGTCATCCTAGCTGAGGTTGGCGATATTCGAAGATTCTCTTCTCCAGCTAAGCTGCTAGCCTTTGCTGGTCTGGAGCCCTCCACTCATGAATCAGGAAAATTTGTGGGATCGAACATGAGAATGGTAAAACGCGGGTCACCATATTTGCGATGGGCACTTCTTGAAGCTGCTAGACTCGTTGCTATGAGAGACCAAACTTTTAAAGACTATTATCAGAAAAAGAAAGCTGAAGGTAAGCATCATTATGTTGCTCTGTCTCATGTCGCAAAAAAACTTGTCCGTGTTCTTTACCACATTTTAGTCAATAATCTAACTTTTCAACCTCAAATTTAGTTATACCCATCGTCAATCTCATCCAGGAGTAGTTTGCTACTTCTAATTTGGTGTGCAAATTTTCTTGTTTCAATTCTTATGATAAATTACTCGAATTCTACTTGACTTCATATAGTTAGTCTTGATTTCCATCTATTTCAAGTATATCATTTTTACAATCATTTCAACGTTATTCATTTTAATGACCCTATTAATTCAATTTTCATTTACATATATCTCAACTAGCTTAATTATTGTTTACTAGCTAGGTGGTTTCTCTAATCGTTTGTATAGATTCTAGTGTCCTCTCTTTTGTTTGAATCTAATCCATCCTTGACAATTGTTCTCCCTTTCAGTAAGATGTGGATAGATTCATAGTGCCAGTGAAAGCCAATAGTAGCAACGCAGATTGCTGATAGAGAGTCGATGGGTGGTGAAAATCGATACAAGCTGCGTGAGCCAAGTACATGGTTGGAGGTTCTTTTAGACGTTTCCCTCGTTACGGGTTTGAGGCAGACTTCGGTTTGTAAATAAAGGTGGTACCACGGTTCGATTCGTCCTTTGACGAATGCGAGCTTTTTTTATACAAAATTTTAGAAAATCGAAAGGAGAACAATCATGAAACGAAACGTTTATGACGTATTGATGGAACGCGGATTTATCGAGCAAGTGACTCATGAAACAGAAGTGCGCGAAATGCTTGAAAAGGAGAGTTCCACTTTTTATATTGGCTTTGACGCTACCGCTGACAGCCTTCATGTTGGACACTTTTTAACCATTATGGCTATGGCGCATATGCAACAATACGGCCATCGCCCCATCGCTTTGATCGGTGGAGGAACCACCATGGTGGGTGACCCAACAGGAAAAACAGATATGCGAAAAATGATGACTAAGGAGACCATTGCAGAGAATGCAGAATGCTTCAAAAAGCAATTGTCTCGCTTTATCGATTTTAAAGATGGAAAAGCGATTATGGCAAACAATGCCGACTGGCTGCTGCATCTCAATTACATTGAATTCCTTCGCGAAATTGGCGTACATTTCTCTGTAAACCGCATGCTGAGCGCAGAAAGCTACAAGCAGCGTATGGAGAAAGGCTTGACCTTCTTGGAGTTCAACTACATGATTATGCAGTCTTACGACTTCCTGGAACTCAATCGCAGATACAATTGTAACTTACAATTAGGTGGAAACGATCAATGGTCCAATATCATCGGCGGCGTTAATCTAATCCGCAAGACTGAACAAAAACCAGCCTTTGGCTTAACATTCACTTTGCTAACCAACTCGGAAGGCAAGAAAATGGGCAAAACAGAAGGCGGAGCAGTTTGGCTAGATGCCAACAAAACTTCTCCATACGACTTCTTCCAATACTGGCGAAATGTTGCCGACAACGATGTAGAACGTTGCCTGGCGCTATTAACATTCTTGCCTATGGATGAAGTTAGACGCCTAGGTGCCCTTGAAGATTCCGCCATCAATGAAGCCAAAGAAATCTTGGCTTTTGAAGTGACCAAGAATGTACATGGTGAAGAAGCGGCTACTAAGGCAAGAGAAGCAGCCCGCGCTTTATTTGCCGGTGGCAGCGACAAAACTGATATGCCAACCACACAAATGGATGCGGCACGATTTGAAGAAGGCATTGGCCTCTTGGCTTTGCTGACTGAACTCGGCTTAACAGCATCCAATGGCGAAGCTCGACGATTGGTACAGCAAGGCGGTGTTACCATGAATGATGTCAAGATGACCGACTTCCGTCACACCGTTGTTCAAGCGGACTTTGTCGATGGTGAATTGATCCTGAAAAAAGGGAAGAAGAAATTCCATCGCATCACCCTATAGAATAATGATCAAATAGGACACCGAAATCATTCGGTGTCCTATTTCTTTATGTCATCTGCTCACGGACGATTGTATGAAGTAACCACCTAATTGTCCTTGACCATTTTACGTTTCCGTAATATACTTCTACTAATATCCAAAAATATGATAAGGAGGAGAAATCAATGGCGTACAAAAAAGAAACACAATGTATCCACGGCGGCTATCAACCAAGTGAAGGGGAACCGCAAGTCATGCCCCTCGCACAAAGCACCACCTATCGTTACTACGACAGCGACTTTGTCGGCAAATTATTCGATTTGGAGGCCGAAGGGCATATGTACTCCAGAATTTCGAATCCGACCGTATCCGCAACCGAAAAGAAGATCAACACATTAGAAGGTGGTGTTGGCGCCCTTTGCGTTTCCAGCGGACAGGCAGCTACAACCACAGCCCTTCTGAATATTTGTGAATCCGGCGACCATGTGATCGCTGCCTGCAACATCTATGGCGGCACATACAATCTGCTGGGATTTACCTTTAAAAAGTTTAATATCGATGTGACTTTTATCGAGCCTACGGATTCGAAAGAGGCAATTTTGGCGGCAGCCACACCCAACACCAAGGCGATTTTCACTGAAAGCCTGAGCAATCCATCAACGAGCGTGTTGGATTTTGAAAAATTCTCGGCGATTGCCAAAGAACTGAATGTCCCATTGCTTGTAGATAACACCCTGGCAACCCCCTATCTTTGCCGTCCCTTGGACCATGGTGCTGATATTGTTATTCATTCGGCTACCAAATTCCTAGACGGTCACGCAGCCATCGTTGGCGGTGTAATCATCGATGGTGGAACATTCAACTGGGATAATGGAAAATATCCAAGTTTAGTGGATCCTGATCCGAGCTACCATGGTATTTCTTATACAGAGCAATTCAAGGAAGCGGCCTATATTGTCAAAGCACGAACCCATCTTCTGCGAGATCTGGGCATGACTATGAGCGCTTTCAATGCCTATTGGCTCCATCACTCCATTGAAACCCTGCATGTGCGCATGGATCGCCATTGCGAAAACAGCCAGGCCATTGCTTCATTTTTAGAGGCGCATCCAAATGTTGACTGGGTACGCTACCCCGGTTTAATATCCAGCCCTGATTATGACTTGGCACAAAAATATATACCTAAAGCCGGTGCTGTTATGACCTTCGGTGTCAAGGGCGGCCGTGATGCAGCAGCTGCCTTTATCGACAACCTGAAACTTTGCTCTTTGGTTGTTCATGTAGGAGATTTGCGGACTTCCGTCCTTCATCCAGCCAGCATGACCCATCGACAAATGTCCGCTCAAGCCTTAGAATCCGCTGGCGTCAAGCCTGAAATGGTTCGGATAAGCGTTGGCTTAGAGAATGTTGACGATATCATTGAAGACCTGACACAAGCACTAGAGGAGGTCTAAAATGCCCATTATCGTCCATCGCGACTTGCCTGCCTATCAAACCCTCCTACGGGAGAAGGTTTTTGTTATGCGGGAAGCACGAGCGATCAAGCAGGATATTCGACCCCTTCGCATTGGACTCTTAAATCTAATGCCGACAAAAATTGCAACCGAAACGCAGATCGCACGAATTTTATCCAACACGCCGCTGCAGGTGGAATTGATTTTAATTCAAATGGAGAGTTATCAGCCCAAGAATACGGATGGCACCCATCTGTCGAACTTCTACTGCTCCTTTTCGGATGCCATGAAGATCGGACTCGACGGAATGATCATTACAGGTGCACCGGTAGAGACCCTTCCCTTCGAAAAGGTTGCTTACTGGAAGGAACTTGAGCAAATTATGCAATATGCAGAAGAACAGGTCACCTCGACCTTGCATATCTGCTGGGGTGCCCAGGCAGGCTTGTACTACCATCATGGAATCGATAAGCAGGCTCTTTCAAAAAAACGGTTTGGTGTATTCAGCCACCGTGTTGCAGATCCAACCTGTCTTTTGTTCCGTGGCTTTGATGACCGCTATGCCTGTCCCCATTCCAGGCATACAGAAGTCCCCCTTGAAGCGATTCAAGCGAACGAACACCTTCGGGTCTTGTCAGTCTCCGATGAAGCGGGTGTCAACATCGTCAGCACGACGAATCTCAATCAGATTTATGTCTTCGGTCATATGGAATATGACGCCGATACCTTG
This genomic window contains:
- a CDS encoding O-acetylhomoserine aminocarboxypropyltransferase/cysteine synthase, translated to MAYKKETQCIHGGYQPSEGEPQVMPLAQSTTYRYYDSDFVGKLFDLEAEGHMYSRISNPTVSATEKKINTLEGGVGALCVSSGQAATTTALLNICESGDHVIAACNIYGGTYNLLGFTFKKFNIDVTFIEPTDSKEAILAAATPNTKAIFTESLSNPSTSVLDFEKFSAIAKELNVPLLVDNTLATPYLCRPLDHGADIVIHSATKFLDGHAAIVGGVIIDGGTFNWDNGKYPSLVDPDPSYHGISYTEQFKEAAYIVKARTHLLRDLGMTMSAFNAYWLHHSIETLHVRMDRHCENSQAIASFLEAHPNVDWVRYPGLISSPDYDLAQKYIPKAGAVMTFGVKGGRDAAAAFIDNLKLCSLVVHVGDLRTSVLHPASMTHRQMSAQALESAGVKPEMVRISVGLENVDDIIEDLTQALEEV
- the metA gene encoding homoserine O-succinyltransferase — translated: MPIIVHRDLPAYQTLLREKVFVMREARAIKQDIRPLRIGLLNLMPTKIATETQIARILSNTPLQVELILIQMESYQPKNTDGTHLSNFYCSFSDAMKIGLDGMIITGAPVETLPFEKVAYWKELEQIMQYAEEQVTSTLHICWGAQAGLYYHHGIDKQALSKKRFGVFSHRVADPTCLLFRGFDDRYACPHSRHTEVPLEAIQANEHLRVLSVSDEAGVNIVSTTNLNQIYVFGHMEYDADTLRSEYQRDIDKGMKIDVPAHYFVNDDPSQEVIVNWRSTAHLFYANWLNLVYQKTPYVLTP
- the tyrS gene encoding tyrosine--tRNA ligase translates to MKRNVYDVLMERGFIEQVTHETEVREMLEKESSTFYIGFDATADSLHVGHFLTIMAMAHMQQYGHRPIALIGGGTTMVGDPTGKTDMRKMMTKETIAENAECFKKQLSRFIDFKDGKAIMANNADWLLHLNYIEFLREIGVHFSVNRMLSAESYKQRMEKGLTFLEFNYMIMQSYDFLELNRRYNCNLQLGGNDQWSNIIGGVNLIRKTEQKPAFGLTFTLLTNSEGKKMGKTEGGAVWLDANKTSPYDFFQYWRNVADNDVERCLALLTFLPMDEVRRLGALEDSAINEAKEILAFEVTKNVHGEEAATKAREAARALFAGGSDKTDMPTTQMDAARFEEGIGLLALLTELGLTASNGEARRLVQQGGVTMNDVKMTDFRHTVVQADFVDGELILKKGKKKFHRITL
- a CDS encoding IS110 family transposase translates to MIYVGIDVAKDKHDCFIVNSDGEVIKDVFTFKNNLEGFTQFFSAIPDVPLDKIKVGLEATGHYSINLTNFISNHHLPLVILNPLQTNLFRKAQTLRKSKTDKIDAKLIALMLQTGNFESHTNLSYHLAELKSLTRHKSRIKENLSKYKISLVRMTDIMFPELASVVYSINQTSTYAILRAFPSTQAIASAHLTKLTTLLHHASHGKYGKIKALEIRQAARISIGSESRALSFELIQIVHFIEYYKQEIAQIDKEIKSIMDELESPILSFPGISYGLGSVILAEVGDIRRFSSPAKLLAFAGLEPSTHESGKFVGSNMRMVKRGSPYLRWALLEAARLVAMRDQTFKDYYQKKKAEGKHHYVALSHVAKKLVRVLYHILVNNLTFQPQI